The Chlamydiota bacterium genome includes the window TCTCGATACTAATCAAGATACGCTCATTATCAATGTGGTTAAATGCCGCCCGCCCAATAACCGAGCGCCAACCGAAGTCGAAGCCAAAACATGTCGTCCTTATCTTGAGCAACAAATTGAACTGGTGAAGCCTAAAATCATCATTCTTTTGGGTGCTACGGCCCTAAAACATATCATTCCAGAAAAGAAAAATTTTTCCATGGAGCAAGAAGCCGGAAATTTTTTCACCCATCTAAATTATCCCGGCATTCAGTTCATGGTTCTCTATCATCCTGCTTACCTTCTCTACGACCCCCGAAAAAAAGAACCCATGTGGCAGCATGTAAAAAAGTTGAGGGATTTTTTGGGACTGCAAAAAGCTGAGAGTTCCAGAGCGTTTTGATGATTATAAAGCAGGGTCAAGCGGCAAGGGTCATGGGTCAACGGACCCTTTAATACTTGACCCTTGACCTTTGACCCCTGACCCTGTTTTTCTTCGCCCTTCCCCACCACTTCTCAAGCTGCTCCAATGAGCATTCTTCCACTTTTTTTCCAACCTTTTGCGCCGTCTTCTCAATGAATCGAAACCGCTTGTAAAATTTTTTCACCGTATCGCGCAAAACTTCTTCAGGAGATTCTTCATGAAAACGGCATAAATTCACGACTGAAAAAAGCAAATCCCCAATCTCTTCTCGAATGGCCTTCT containing:
- a CDS encoding uracil-DNA glycosylase — protein: MQFDLFNQAENDVFSSPSYEAFRKKFLEVGCTQCDLHKGRTNIVIDRGNPKSEILIIGEGPGEQEDLQGKAFVGRAGKLLDKIMMSINLDTNQDTLIINVVKCRPPNNRAPTEVEAKTCRPYLEQQIELVKPKIIILLGATALKHIIPEKKNFSMEQEAGNFFTHLNYPGIQFMVLYHPAYLLYDPRKKEPMWQHVKKLRDFLGLQKAESSRAF